The sequence GATATGGAATCATAAAAAGCATTCTGCCAATCTGTATGTCCGCCATATTGGTGATTATGAGAATGATAATGATGACAACGCCAAGGTCGCCAGCTGGACCCGAATTGATATGCAGTACAATTATCAGTTTGATGCCTGGTATGCAGAAGGCAAAGGCCCGCGCCTGACGCTCGGAGCCAGTAACCTGTTTGACCGGGCAGCACCTCAGGTACGCAACTCCATTGGTTATGATGCGACGGTGCACGACCCCAGAGGCAGAATGTTGTATCTCAATATCAAACAGCAATTCTGAATCTATGTTTAAGTATGCAAGTCGGCAGCCATAGGCTGCTGGCTTCGTCTAATCCTGTCTGAGCGCTTTTCCCCAGATGGTTTCAATTTGCTGTGGCAGGGTCATGGGATCAAAGGGTTTGGCAATCACATCCAGTGCGCCTAAAGACAGGTAGTGTTTAATTTCCGACGGTTGCACTTTGGCGGTCATAAAGATCACCGGGATCTCTTTACCTCCGGGTATCTCCCTGAGCGCTGTTAAGGTACTGGGGCCATCCATTACCGGCATCATCACATCGAGCATAATCAGGTCGGGCTGAAAGTTATTCACCTGCTGCAGTGCCCGTTCACCATTTTCACACAACAATATTTCAAACTGACCGATATGCTGCAGGGCAATTTCCAGAATCTGTCGAATATCTTCATCATCTTCAACACACATGATCCGCTTTAAGGGGACTGCCTTGTGATTCATCCAGCGTCTTCCTTCAGGATATTGCTATCCCGGGTAAATCCGGCCTGACGGAGTAATTTTTGTGCCTGAGGTGTGGCCAGTTTTCCCTCTGTGTTCAGAGCGGCGAGATGCATGACGATAGCGGCTTTGTCTGTTGTTCCGACAGGCAGTACATGTACTGCACCGATAAGCTCCCGTATGGAGAGGGGCAGCCGCCACTGGATCTTAAGTTTGTTGCCGAACACCTTGGCCCAGTCCTGAACCAGAGTCGTGATCGTCTCGTCCCGGAGCTGTTCGCCAGTATAAGCCAGATCCTGGAGTACTTTTAATACGCCGAGTTCGCCAATTCGGCTTAATAAGCCGGCTATGTAAAGAGGTCGCTCTCGCAAGCCAATTTTTTCACCCATGGATTCGGCGGTTTTTGCCACTTTCTCGGCCTGGTCTTTATAGGCTTTGGCCAGTTCTGAGATATGCGGGTGCTTAAATGAAGAAGAGATATCCAGTGACATCGCCAGAGCATGACTCAGTGCCATATCCACGCCCAATGTGGCCAGGGCTTCGTTAAGAGATTGTATGGCCTTGCCACTGCGCCCCAGTGAATAGTTATTGGCAAGATCCAGCAGCCGGGCTGTAATTGCTGGTGCCTCGCGCCATTCGCGGGCCAGCGTGGCCGGTGACAGGCTGTCTTTTTGAGCAATGAGGGTGAGCAGATGCACAGGGTCTATTTCACCGGGTAACTGAACCAGATTGTCTGCACGTTTGGACAGCAATAGTTGTATATCCACTTCAGCTTTGCCGACTTCATCTGTTGTACAGAGCAATATTTTCAGGCGCTGATGTACTTCCTCTATATCGAAAGGCTTGGTAATAAAACCATTGACCTTGCACCGGGCGGCTTGCACCACTGACTCTCTGTCAGAACGGGCAGTAATCATAATGACTTTGGTACTGGTATCTTGTCGACGGATACGCCTGACCAGTTCAAGCCCGCTGCCGTCTGGCAGATTCCAGTCGCACAGCAGACAATCAGGCGCCTGTTGTTGCCAGAGTTCCATTCCCTGACTCAGGGATTCGGCCCTGACCACATGCATGTTGGCGTCGAGCCCTGATACCAGGCTCTCCAGCAATTCTGCGATCAGTTCGTCATCTTCAAGAATCAAGACTTTCACTGTTGCTCACCTTTGGCGGCGCCAGCCAGCGCCAGGCTAACGCCATTTCGGCCGAGTTGTTTACGCTGGTACAGGGCCTGATCGGCGGCTTCAAGGGCCGATTCGGGATCTTCATAGTCATTCAGAAGCGCAATTCCGGCACTGAGGGTGACATGAAACTCATTTCTGCCCGATTGAAATACAAGCCCGGAAAAATGCAGCCGTATCTGTTCCAGAATCTGTTCCGCCTGGGTCAAATCGCATTGTGGCATTACTATGGCAAACTCTTCGCCACCGTAGCGGCCAATTTTGTCTGTTTTGCGCAATCTGTGGGTCAGCAGGTTCGCCAGTGCCTTTATGACGGTGTCACCTGTGCCATGACCGTAGTCATCATTGACCCGTTTAAAATGATCCAAATCCAGCATCACCACGGCAGCCTGTTCGCCAACCCGCCGACAGCGTGCATACTCGTTAGCCATCTCCTGCTTTATCAGGGAGTGTTTTAAAAGTCCGGTAAGGCTGTCTCTGGCCAGCAGGTTAGCGAGCTGTCTGGCGCGAAAACAGCGGGTCCTGACGGTTTCCTTTAACTCTGAGTCGGAGATAGGCTTGGATATAAATTCATCGGCTCCGTCTGCCAGTGCCTTGAGTTGTTCTGACTTGTCCTGCTCAGCTGACAGA comes from Lacimicrobium alkaliphilum and encodes:
- a CDS encoding response regulator; translation: MNHKAVPLKRIMCVEDDEDIRQILEIALQHIGQFEILLCENGERALQQVNNFQPDLIMLDVMMPVMDGPSTLTALREIPGGKEIPVIFMTAKVQPSEIKHYLSLGALDVIAKPFDPMTLPQQIETIWGKALRQD
- a CDS encoding response regulator, producing the protein MKVLILEDDELIAELLESLVSGLDANMHVVRAESLSQGMELWQQQAPDCLLCDWNLPDGSGLELVRRIRRQDTSTKVIMITARSDRESVVQAARCKVNGFITKPFDIEEVHQRLKILLCTTDEVGKAEVDIQLLLSKRADNLVQLPGEIDPVHLLTLIAQKDSLSPATLAREWREAPAITARLLDLANNYSLGRSGKAIQSLNEALATLGVDMALSHALAMSLDISSSFKHPHISELAKAYKDQAEKVAKTAESMGEKIGLRERPLYIAGLLSRIGELGVLKVLQDLAYTGEQLRDETITTLVQDWAKVFGNKLKIQWRLPLSIRELIGAVHVLPVGTTDKAAIVMHLAALNTEGKLATPQAQKLLRQAGFTRDSNILKEDAG